A genomic region of Pseudovibrio sp. Tun.PSC04-5.I4 contains the following coding sequences:
- a CDS encoding iron-containing alcohol dehydrogenase: protein MSLTANWSYPTAIRFGAGRIKELAEACAAAGMKKPLLVTDKGLASLPITSNTLDIMEAAGLGRGMFCDVDPNPTEINLTAGVAAFNAGGHDGVVAFGGGSGLDLGKLVAFQAGQTRPVWDFEDIGDWWTRADADAIYPNIAVPTTAGTGSEVGRASVITNSQTHVKKIIFHPKILPSIVICDPELTVGMPQMITVGTGIDAFIHSLEAFCSPHYHPMSQGIALEGMRLVKENLPKVFADPNDIEARGHMMSAAAMGAVAFQKGLGGIHALAHPIGAVYNTHHGMTNAVIMPAVLKFNRAAIEDRIEMLASYLGISGGFDGFYDFVMKMRADMGVPETLSALGVGTDKIDVLAAEAIKDPSAGGNPVELTLEAAKALLVEVIGEPVSA, encoded by the coding sequence ATGTCGTTGACAGCAAACTGGAGCTACCCAACTGCTATCCGTTTTGGAGCTGGCCGCATTAAAGAACTGGCCGAGGCCTGTGCTGCTGCTGGCATGAAAAAGCCGTTGCTGGTGACCGACAAAGGCCTTGCCAGCCTGCCGATCACATCTAACACGCTAGACATTATGGAAGCGGCTGGCCTTGGTCGCGGCATGTTCTGCGATGTTGATCCAAACCCAACCGAGATTAACCTTACCGCTGGCGTTGCTGCGTTTAACGCAGGTGGCCATGACGGCGTGGTTGCGTTTGGCGGTGGTTCAGGTCTTGACCTTGGCAAGCTGGTTGCTTTTCAGGCTGGACAGACGCGTCCGGTTTGGGATTTTGAAGATATTGGGGACTGGTGGACCCGCGCAGATGCGGATGCGATCTACCCGAATATCGCCGTGCCGACAACAGCTGGTACGGGCTCTGAAGTGGGCCGCGCAAGCGTCATAACCAACTCGCAAACACATGTGAAGAAGATCATCTTCCATCCAAAGATCCTGCCAAGCATCGTGATCTGTGATCCTGAGCTGACTGTTGGTATGCCGCAGATGATCACTGTTGGTACAGGCATTGATGCGTTTATTCACTCGCTGGAGGCATTCTGTTCCCCTCACTATCATCCAATGTCTCAAGGCATTGCGCTTGAGGGTATGCGACTGGTCAAAGAGAACTTGCCAAAGGTTTTTGCTGATCCGAATGATATTGAAGCGCGCGGCCACATGATGAGTGCAGCGGCGATGGGTGCAGTGGCTTTCCAGAAAGGCCTTGGCGGCATCCACGCTTTGGCGCATCCGATTGGTGCGGTTTACAACACACATCACGGTATGACCAATGCAGTGATTATGCCCGCTGTGTTGAAGTTCAACCGCGCTGCAATTGAGGATCGCATTGAGATGCTTGCGTCTTATCTGGGTATTTCTGGCGGGTTTGATGGGTTTTATGATTTTGTGATGAAGATGCGGGCGGACATGGGCGTTCCGGAGACTTTGAGCGCGTTGGGTGTTGGCACAGATAAAATTGATGTGTTGGCAGCTGAGGCAATCAAAGATCCAAGTGCTGGTGGTAACCCCGTTGAGCTGACGCTGGAGGCGGCGAAGGCTCTGCTTGTTGAAGTGATCGGTGAGCCAGTAAGCGCTTAA